Below is a genomic region from Pseudomonas berkeleyensis.
CGAAGTGCTGCGGGCGCGGTTGGATCAACACCAAGGGCTTTGCCCTTGTCATCCCACTCTTGCCGCCGAGGGCTCGGGAGCGCGGGGTGGTGAAGCTACCCCACACTCCCGTTGTCAGGCTGATATTCATGGTGCGGGGTCAAGGGTGCGCTGCGCCCGTGCTTCCGTTCGCCGGAACGGTGAAGCTGTTCCGACGAGCCGGGAGCGCGGCCCCTGACCCGGCCGAATGGGTCAGGGTCATGCGGCCCAGTACGTTGCCGGAACCATGCCGGTCGCGGTACCGCATCGCCCTGATAGTGCGGATGTTCGTGAAGAACACCTCGTTGGGAAATTGATCCTCGCCGTCCATTTTCAGGGTCAGGAAGTAGCCTTGTTCATACAGCCCTGGGATGGGGAGAACTACGCCAACGATATGCAGGCAGTACCAGAAGGAATGCGGCTCACCATCCCAGGCCAGCTCTACAAGCACGGTCTGGCCGATATAGCCAAAGGCATTGGAGGCATCCAGGGTGAGGCCGTAGCTATTCATGGCTGTAGCCCCCCGCCTTGAAGGACTCCTTACCGCTCAGCAGATCGGCGCGGAGCTTGCCGACGTTGACCATGCGGAAGTCGGCAAAGGTCACGCTGGGCAGGGTGCCGTCTTCTACCCACTCGGTCACTTCATCGACCGGAATGCCGCTGGCAGATGCAAAGGTGACGATGCTGCACAGATCGCTGATGGCTGCACCCAGTGGGACGACGTTGCCGTGGTTCGGGTTGGCCTTATTCATCTTTGTAATCCCCCGGTACGAAGACGGTCTTGCCCTTGGCCAGATCGGTGCGGATTTGGGCGAGGTGGACGAGGCGAGGGCGGCCCATCTTCACGCTGGGGATGGTGCCGCTCTGCATCCAGGCGATTACGGTGTCGGTGGAAACACCGTTCATGGCAGCGAAGGTTTCCTTGCTGCAGGTGAGGGCGTTACGGCAGTCGAGGTAGATGACGCGTTTGCCGTCTACGTCGAAGCTGACATCGAAAGGTGGTTCGTTCAGGTGCTGAGTAGTCATTGCCTATCCCTGCCTATGAAATGCTCATAAACTGTCATTAAGGGGTGTTTGGGGTGGCGGTAAAATATTTACCGCCTGGATAAAATATATACCTATGATGGGCGCCGGTAAATATTTTACCTGGCAGTGGTAAGAACGAATGGAATTAACTCAAGACCGCGTTAGAGCCTTAGTGCATATGCTGGGTCATCGAGCGGTCGCCGATGCAACGGGTCTCAAGCCTGAAAGGCTCAAGACAATCCGTTACAACAAAGATGCTCAGGTGAGAACAAACGAGCTGGATGCCATTGCAGGCGCATACCAGCAGTACAGCCTTTGGCTGCGGACAGGCGAAATCGACCTGAGCCGTGGACAGATCAGCCCGGCCTACGCCGAAGCAGACCTAAAATTGGAAGGACAAGAAGCGGGCAGCAGGTAACAGCGGAAGTGGCCCGGCGATGGTTCAGCCGAACAAC
It encodes:
- a CDS encoding helix-turn-helix domain-containing protein, which produces MTTQHLNEPPFDVSFDVDGKRVIYLDCRNALTCSKETFAAMNGVSTDTVIAWMQSGTIPSVKMGRPRLVHLAQIRTDLAKGKTVFVPGDYKDE
- a CDS encoding DNA-binding protein, with product MELTQDRVRALVHMLGHRAVADATGLKPERLKTIRYNKDAQVRTNELDAIAGAYQQYSLWLRTGEIDLSRGQISPAYAEADLKLEGQEAGSR